The Williamsia sp. DF01-3 genome has a window encoding:
- a CDS encoding Mur ligase domain-containing protein: MIEAHEPEPGQNPRHTHNYMTLGDVAEFLRVPLNVDDNPLTPELLASGVSVDSRQVRPGDIYVALPGDRFHGIDFVGEAARRGPSRWSAMCPHRFCLRWWWTDRGRCPVHLPRLYTETPHVTWTSTA, from the coding sequence ATGATCGAGGCGCATGAGCCCGAACCCGGCCAGAATCCTCGGCATACTCACAACTACATGACACTCGGGGACGTCGCAGAATTCCTGCGTGTACCGCTGAATGTCGACGACAATCCACTGACGCCAGAGCTCCTCGCCTCTGGCGTCAGTGTCGATTCGAGGCAGGTACGGCCGGGCGACATCTATGTGGCATTGCCTGGTGACAGATTCCACGGAATCGACTTCGTCGGCGAAGCTGCCAGACGGGGGCCGTCGCGGTGGTCAGCGATGTGCCCACATCGGTTTTGCCTGCGCTGGTGGTGGACAGACCGCGGGCGGTGCCCGGTCCACTTGCCTCGGCTGTATACGGAAACCCCTCACGTGACATGGACGTCTACGGCGTAA
- a CDS encoding IF2 family translation initiation factor, with translation MNVIQVPFAVLRVQYKIARFPLQLIEDRVVSRLDSEAPARLLYERSLGVLDATVGGLLGDPAIEKRGSALTERSEKLGRAAQLEEEATRKRQQADAELKAKRDNAIDEQKQARENKQREIKEAEQTAAERKQAAEEAAEERTAKAKQQADELAAKRKQAAEAAKRDEQAKIKAAEDKATAAAKAKAQDAAEKRDDAASKRAQADRVEELADAEKSKRQAERANNSKN, from the coding sequence ATGAACGTCATCCAAGTTCCGTTCGCAGTACTGCGCGTGCAGTACAAGATCGCCCGATTCCCGTTGCAGTTGATCGAGGACCGGGTCGTCTCACGGCTCGACTCCGAAGCACCCGCACGCCTGCTCTACGAGCGCTCCCTCGGAGTGCTCGATGCCACGGTCGGCGGTCTGCTCGGAGATCCGGCCATCGAGAAGCGCGGTTCGGCCCTGACCGAGCGCAGTGAGAAGCTGGGTCGGGCGGCGCAGCTCGAAGAAGAGGCGACGCGCAAGCGTCAGCAGGCCGACGCTGAACTGAAGGCCAAGCGCGACAACGCGATCGACGAGCAGAAGCAGGCCCGCGAGAACAAGCAGCGCGAGATCAAAGAGGCCGAGCAAACAGCGGCCGAGCGCAAGCAGGCCGCAGAAGAGGCCGCCGAGGAAAGAACTGCCAAGGCGAAACAACAGGCCGACGAACTGGCCGCCAAACGCAAGCAGGCAGCCGAGGCCGCAAAACGCGATGAGCAGGCCAAGATCAAGGCCGCCGAAGACAAGGCGACCGCAGCTGCCAAGGCGAAGGCGCAGGACGCCGCCGAGAAGCGTGATGACGCCGCGAGCAAGCGTGCGCAAGCTGATCGTGTCGAGGAACTGGCCGACGCCGAGAAGTCGAAGCGGCAGGCAGAGCGCGCGAACAACAGCAAGAACTGA
- a CDS encoding CsbD family protein: MNEDSKADQARKGLFDSVKGKAKEVAGAVTGNDSLTAEGQLEQTQAQERKEANSVEAVADAEAEQARAQAQKARAESAEERIEVSAETAAAERAAHEAQQSQKRAAEQQEQKKVAVEQTQAELDARAKEQQARAEERVELADAADDVVEAADEHQESVKEASDAQAEADRIRRQADSLTDQADLS; this comes from the coding sequence ATGAATGAGGACAGCAAGGCCGACCAGGCCCGCAAGGGCCTCTTCGACTCGGTCAAAGGCAAGGCCAAAGAGGTCGCCGGTGCCGTGACCGGCAACGACTCGCTGACTGCCGAAGGCCAACTCGAACAGACCCAGGCCCAGGAACGCAAAGAAGCCAACAGCGTCGAGGCGGTCGCGGATGCCGAGGCCGAGCAGGCGCGAGCGCAGGCCCAAAAAGCCCGGGCCGAGAGCGCTGAGGAGCGCATCGAGGTCAGCGCAGAGACGGCGGCAGCGGAGCGCGCCGCTCATGAGGCGCAGCAATCTCAGAAGCGTGCCGCAGAACAGCAGGAACAAAAGAAGGTGGCGGTCGAGCAGACCCAGGCCGAGCTCGACGCCCGTGCCAAGGAGCAGCAGGCAAGGGCCGAGGAGCGCGTCGAGCTCGCCGATGCTGCCGACGATGTGGTCGAGGCCGCCGATGAGCATCAGGAATCGGTGAAAGAGGCTTCTGACGCGCAGGCAGAGGCCGATCGAATCCGTCGGCAGGCCGACAGCCTCACCGATCAGGCAGACCTTTCCTAG
- a CDS encoding LysR family transcriptional regulator → MDFRHLKSFITLAEELHFGRAAARLHLSQPSLSAQLQKLEKSLGVTLVVRTSHEVQLTSSGVEFAKQARVVVAQMEKAVDVAKSTAAGQVGSLNIGYNFPASRHVLPAALTRLNERHPRMAVSLWEKRTGPQLGGLQDGSLDVALVYGRPQLPGLRARLLLSKVPIVAVVGRSHPWAGRSSVQCAELAAERCVLFAREQCPAMYDVIVAAATEAGVSLTIAQTSDDPSGTAHMVAVKPYVAFASLSRAAAVGMGTAGASSVAVKLIDPIPTIDLYMVWSASTVNSAVDAFVECVDEICDEDETARRAGTLAAQSQNNPPDAKSQNVLSRTSSSRVPAQSPAGPGHRIAVVH, encoded by the coding sequence ATGGATTTTCGACATCTCAAGTCATTCATCACGCTCGCTGAAGAATTGCATTTCGGCCGGGCCGCCGCACGTCTGCATCTGTCACAGCCGTCGCTCAGTGCACAACTGCAAAAGCTGGAGAAGTCACTGGGTGTCACGCTGGTGGTCCGCACGTCACACGAGGTCCAGTTGACGTCGTCGGGTGTCGAGTTCGCCAAGCAAGCCAGAGTGGTGGTCGCACAGATGGAAAAGGCTGTCGATGTCGCGAAGTCGACGGCCGCCGGCCAGGTCGGATCCCTGAATATCGGTTACAACTTCCCGGCGAGCAGACACGTCTTGCCCGCGGCGCTGACCAGGCTCAACGAGCGGCACCCCAGGATGGCAGTGTCGCTGTGGGAGAAGCGCACGGGACCACAACTCGGCGGACTCCAGGACGGTTCGCTCGACGTCGCCCTGGTCTATGGCCGGCCGCAGCTGCCGGGATTGCGGGCCAGGTTGCTGTTGTCCAAGGTTCCCATCGTGGCCGTGGTCGGTCGCTCGCATCCGTGGGCCGGCCGGTCGAGCGTGCAATGCGCGGAGCTGGCCGCCGAACGGTGCGTGCTGTTCGCTCGCGAACAGTGCCCCGCGATGTATGACGTGATCGTCGCGGCAGCGACCGAGGCAGGGGTCTCCCTGACGATCGCGCAGACCTCGGACGACCCGAGTGGGACAGCGCACATGGTTGCGGTGAAACCGTATGTCGCATTCGCATCGCTGTCGCGGGCGGCGGCAGTGGGTATGGGCACCGCGGGTGCGTCCTCCGTGGCGGTCAAACTCATCGACCCGATTCCCACCATCGACCTGTACATGGTGTGGTCGGCTTCCACGGTGAACAGCGCGGTGGATGCCTTCGTCGAATGCGTCGACGAGATATGTGACGAAGACGAAACAGCCAGGCGCGCCGGTACGTTGGCAGCTCAGTCACAGAACAATCCTCCAGATGCGAAGTCGCAGAACGTGTTGTCCAGGACGTCGTCGTCGCGGGTTCCGGCACAATCTCCGGCCGGCCCGGGCCACCGGATTGCTGTCGTTCACTGA